One Fuerstiella marisgermanici DNA window includes the following coding sequences:
- a CDS encoding DUF1552 domain-containing protein, producing the protein MLNRRTMLQGIAAGTGAAVTSSLFPQRLLASPISSATPKRIVFFMQNQGFDPKTCIPEGMNTSGSLAKSKLPEPISALEPYKERLHIINGLHGLHTSPSHSAFFGALGGYRGSDGVPPSAPTIDYELSKVLPETLLPHLCIGMDSIENMKTKPTLATLSASGAGQPIFMHSNPNHLYQMLFGGISSGDIRLQHEARSTVMDKIEQLAAAKGRTLPMSDRQRYGQYVQGFKDVNGLRARLDTVSEHLQKFAPAVDERYTKPEFETDWHDCLLDLGISSLTSGITNTLTIGSGRGEIFGAWKGLGIEEQGHNLGHMEQPDNPIWIKIRQYNSRMLVRIMEKLESVPEGSGTMMDNTLIVYTSNNADKQHTNGANWPVMLLGDMGGAFKTGCFTQLDGKRPINALYTSLLRAAGQNCDRFNMDEKMAGKFDDSTGPLKEVLV; encoded by the coding sequence ATGCTCAACCGTCGAACAATGCTGCAGGGAATCGCCGCCGGTACCGGTGCCGCCGTCACTTCTTCGCTGTTCCCTCAACGTCTGCTGGCATCGCCGATAAGCAGCGCGACTCCCAAGCGGATTGTGTTCTTCATGCAGAACCAGGGCTTTGACCCGAAGACCTGTATTCCCGAAGGAATGAACACCAGTGGCTCGCTGGCGAAATCCAAACTTCCTGAGCCGATTAGTGCACTCGAACCTTACAAAGAACGCCTGCATATCATCAACGGCTTACATGGGCTTCACACCAGTCCGTCGCACAGCGCGTTCTTCGGCGCGTTGGGTGGTTATCGCGGGAGTGATGGTGTGCCGCCGAGTGCGCCGACGATTGACTATGAACTCAGCAAGGTGCTTCCGGAAACGTTGTTGCCTCATCTTTGCATCGGCATGGATTCGATTGAGAACATGAAGACGAAGCCGACGCTGGCGACACTCTCAGCCAGCGGTGCCGGGCAGCCGATCTTTATGCATTCGAACCCGAATCATCTTTATCAAATGCTGTTCGGCGGAATTTCGTCGGGCGACATTCGTCTTCAGCATGAAGCTAGATCGACCGTCATGGATAAAATCGAGCAACTGGCGGCTGCCAAGGGACGAACGCTGCCCATGTCGGACCGGCAGCGTTACGGCCAATACGTGCAGGGCTTTAAAGACGTGAACGGTCTCCGCGCGCGTTTGGACACGGTTTCCGAGCATCTGCAGAAGTTCGCGCCGGCGGTCGACGAACGATACACCAAGCCGGAGTTCGAAACAGACTGGCATGATTGCCTGCTTGATCTGGGTATCTCGTCGCTCACGTCGGGAATCACCAATACGCTGACCATCGGCTCGGGACGTGGTGAGATCTTCGGTGCGTGGAAGGGGCTGGGAATCGAAGAACAGGGGCACAACCTGGGTCACATGGAGCAGCCGGACAATCCGATCTGGATCAAGATTCGCCAGTACAACAGCCGCATGTTGGTCCGGATCATGGAAAAGCTGGAAAGCGTGCCTGAAGGAAGCGGCACCATGATGGACAATACGTTGATTGTCTACACCAGCAACAATGCCGACAAGCAGCACACCAACGGTGCCAACTGGCCCGTCATGCTGTTGGGCGACATGGGCGGTGCCTTCAAAACAGGTTGCTTCACGCAACTGGACGGCAAGCGACCGATCAACGCGCTGTACACGTCACTGTTGCGTGCGGCCGGCCAGAATTGTGATCGTTTCAACATGGACGAAAAAATGGCCGGCAAGTTTGACGACAGCACCGGCCCGCTTAAGGAAGTGCTGGTATGA